The following are encoded together in the Conger conger chromosome 11, fConCon1.1, whole genome shotgun sequence genome:
- the LOC133140758 gene encoding nuclear factor interleukin-3-regulated protein-like, with the protein MQSIKMEPCSDSPCNGEGILVLAGASQRPDMEAISQKLSNAAFNGKNSSSRRKREFIPDRNKDELYWARRRKNNEAAKRSREKRRINDMVLENKMIALGEENASLREELLSLKLRFGLVGSSAYAQEEQTISGTSAAFYQDLASTSAKHASLFGEPDPARSGRSCISVIKHSPQGTLSDSSERTAMTQGNMPRPREVIKQELIEAACYPRESRAGNSPCELYPNCIANPFSGNSSEPSPPLPVTRSSSNSPRALDGDEGATSKSSDWEDEQRVPKGPIPSPMDPKSVITSAAKVPDVSSSALPHKLRIKAKPVQIKMEAIDPDYDAQGNPAPRVDATVKGCCQAAQRVESELMHSSLNPLSLQVADLQDWTHLPEHWHAGRLGVSRSGYKNRLCPSPAGHLADKCVVDLKESALTESENVYLKRGISEHSAEVASLKRLVTSQQVSAVELGRSTSEHALLSKGCYAE; encoded by the coding sequence atgcaatcaATCAAGATGGAACCATGTTCTGATAGCCCATGCAATGGGGAGGGCATCCTAGTTCTAGCAGGAGCTTCACAAAGACCTGACATGGAGGCGATTAGCCAAAAACTATCCAATGCGGCCTTCAATGGCAAAAATTCCTCCTCTCGCCGGAAAAGGGAATTCATTCCGGACAGAAATAAAGATGAACTGTACTGGGCAAGAAGACGGAAAAACAACGAGGCAGCCAAGAGGTCAAGGGAGAAGCGGCGAATCAATGACATGGTCCTGGAGAATAAGATGATCGCTCTGGGGGAGGAGAACGCCAGCCTCAGGGAGGAGTTGCTCTCCTTAAAGCTGAGATTTGGTTTGGTCGGCTCCTCTGCCTATGCCCAGGAGGAGCAGACGATTTCTGGCACTTCTGCGGCGTTTTACCAAGACCTCGCTTCAACCAGTGCCAAGCACGCCTCTCTCTTTGGGGAACCTGATCCTGCTCGTTCGGGGCGAAGCTGCATCTCCGTTATCAAGCACTCTCCGCAGGGCACCCTCTCCGATTCGTCTGAGAGAACAGCAATGACCCAGGGCAACATGCCCAGACCCAGAGAAGTGATCAAACAAGAGCTGATTGAGGCTGCGTGCTACCCAAGGGAGTCGAGGGCGGGAAACAGTCCGTGTGAACTCTACCCAAACTGTATAGCCAACCCTTTCTCAGGCAACTCCTCTGAGCCCTCTCCTCCTTTGCCGGTGACAAGGTCATCCAGCAATTCCCCTAGAGCCCTGGACGGGGACGAAGGAGCCACGAGCAAGTCGTCAGACTGGGAAGACGAGCAGCGGGTGCCGAAAGGTCCCATTCCCTCTCCCATGGACCCCAAGAGTGTCATTACTTCCGCTGCCAAGGTCCCGGACGTGAGCTCCTCCGCCCTGCCTCACAAACTCCGGATCAAAGCCAAGCCTGTCCAGATCAAAATGGAGGCCATCGATCCCGACTACGATGCGCAAGGGAATCCAGCGCCTCGTGTCGACGCGACCGTAAAAGGCTGCTGCCAAGCGGCGCAACGCGTGGAGTCCGAGTTGATGCACTCCTCCCTAAACCCACTGTCCCTCCAGGTAGCTGATCTTCAGGACTGGACTCATCTGCCTGAGCACTGGCATGCAGGCCGCCTGGGGGTATCACGGAGTGGCTACAAGAACAGGCTATGCCCCAGCCCAGCGGGCCACCTGGCAGACAAATGTGTTGTTGACCTGAAAGAAAGCGCTCTCACTGAGTCGGAGAATGTGTATCTGAAACGAGGCATTTCTGAGCATTCGGCAGAAGTTGCGTCACTGAAGAGACTTGTTACAAGCCAGCAAGTGTCTGCTGTAGAATTGGGTCGAAGCACTTCTGAACATGCCTTGCTGTCAAAAGGCTGTTATGCAGAATGA